One genomic window of Elaeis guineensis isolate ETL-2024a chromosome 2, EG11, whole genome shotgun sequence includes the following:
- the LOC105057597 gene encoding protein ASPARTIC PROTEASE IN GUARD CELL 1-like, which yields MTCHYQVVYGGGFSSREFTAKTLTIGDAPPIENVAMGCGFDNEGTFITVGGLLTLDMGMLSFPSHSFTYCLIDRCMPGTSIIDFGPPTTQPEASTITTKLLHSKKVRTFYYLELTGFNVGGMKLPIPPSVLAMDTDGSKGIILDLGTMVSQLNKCTSL from the coding sequence ATGACTTGCCACTACCAGGTCGTCTATGGAGGTGGCTTCTCCAGTAGGGAGTTCACTGCTAAGACGTTGACCATTGGTGATGCCCCACCCATCGAGAATGTAGCCATGGGATGTGGCTTCGACAATGAGGGCACCTTCATCACCGTCGGTGGCCTCCTCACCCTCGACATGGGGATGCTGTCCTTCCCCTCCCACTCCTTCACCTACTGTCTCATCGACCGTTGCATGCCTGGCACCTCCATTATCGACTTTGGCCCTCCAACTACCCAGCCTGAGGCCTCCACCATTACCACCAAGCTGCTTCACAGCAAGAAGGTTCGGACCTTCTACTACTTGGAGTTGACGGGGTTCAATGTCGGTGGGATGAAGCTGCCGATCCCGCCATCGGTGCTAGCAATGGACACGGATGGCTCTAAGGGCATCATCTTGGACTTAGGCACGATGGTGAGCCAACTAAACAAGTGTACAAGCCTCtaa